A single region of the Neodiprion pinetum isolate iyNeoPine1 chromosome 5, iyNeoPine1.2, whole genome shotgun sequence genome encodes:
- the LOC124218758 gene encoding chitin synthase chs-2-like, with translation MSPDFCTFEACVISSARKGRDMLKHQNRSIPREGAEATDMDDFFDDESSPLTAQDEYGERLSADTKGWNVFRNPPLRRDSGSMADQKCVAVTLKILKLLVYIIVFAIVLSCGVIAKGTALLMTSQLQLDRTVLYCNRLLGAEKTFVALLPEEERVSWIWCILIGFAVPEIGTLIRSVRICVFKSSRKPKVSHFVFVFLMETLHVIGLAILFMSVLPDLDVIQGAMLMNCVCFIPALLGLLSRNEKVDGTRKLPYILADVVAVVAQMTSFIVWPIQKTSNPSLWLTPVSLILVSCRWWGNYVTIHSPVDIINSLGRIEEELKYTRYFTYIFVSVWKIIAFFAFSILILHFKGNTISHIFTMAGSTFSNHNITVTEVQSTIGGGTIPQLSEVVQNGTSAVITTTFTTPIYILLIQMLAAYFIYIFGKFACKIMIQEFSFALPISLTIPTSISLLTAACSLRNRDPCYFHGMLPDHLFFDSPTFYFLTDFILEEHAWVWVLWLLSYTWVTIQIWTPKCERLASTEKLFVTPMYDTLLVDQAMALNRRRDDQPEISAKNGTGRIKTKDKKKDDSDSDYTPYEQTNNSALGTSVTYTSDLVTRVYVCATMWHENKDEMIDFLKSILRLDEDQCARRNAQNFLNVVDPDYYELETHIFFDDAFEVSDHDVNDSQVNRFVRLLVNVLDEAASDVHQTRVHVSAPKKYPTPYGGRLIWTLPGKTTMIAHLKDTSKIRHRKRWSQVMYMYYLLGHRLMQMPISIDRKEIIAENTYLLTLDGDIDFQPNAVKLLIDLMKRNKNLGAACGRIHPVGSGPMVWYQMFEYAIGHWLQKATEHTIGCVLCSPGCFSLFRGKALMDDRVMSKYTTRSTEARHYVQYDQGEDRWLCTLLLQRGYRVEYSAASDAYTHAPEGFNEFYNQRRRWVPSTMANIMDLIMNSKRTIKNNDNISLVYMSYQILLMVGTILGPGTIFLMLVGACVAAFQIDNWTSFFWNLIPIVIFMIICFTCKSHVQLFIAGFISIGYGLVMMAVIVGVLIQIADDGWAAPSSLFLFLVVGQLIIAGLLHPQELLCLPCGIIYYVTIPSMYLLLVIYSITNLNNVTWGTREVQVKKTIGEWDDEKVEAEKTAWQRKNKPLLDILRDSEGTDKNDQGSIDFSCAGLFRCMFCTHDKPFDKKQELITIAESLEKVQMQLMKIERVVEPQPHLPGRKFTMAYADMMEPIEENSIEADQLDSESDTLSQDLEVHRERTFLVSPYWLEDESLQKGEVDFLSTQEEQFWKEILDEYLFPIDEDQAEKERIATDLKELRNKCVFAFFMLNALFVLIIFLMQLNKESLHIKWPFGAKTNITYDETALEVHVTTESLQLEPIGIVFVCSFALVLVIQFIAMFFHRFGTLAHILASTTLDWYCCKKAENVSVETLQINDAVEIVKDLQRLDVMDREYEEITSKEPGRRKTVRNLESGKRKTRVMNNLDDAFRQRFFSIAEDLRLPSEMATRRSIQAVKAFEMRRNTILAERKQSKLQAQAGGSSIYGMFGKPTSMRLRPVSNPDNSDDEEVDRSPGVINLGFDHEDSPRV, from the exons ATGTCACCAGATTTTTGCACGTTTGAGGCTTGTGTTATTTCCTCCGCAAGAAAGGGTCGCGACATGTTGAAGCATCAAAACCGCAGCATCCCAAGAGAAGGTGCGGAAGCAACCGACATGGACGATTTTTTCGACGACGAGAGTTCGCCCTTGACGGCTCAAGACGAATACGGTGAAAG GTTATCAGCGGACACCAAGGGATGGAATGTGTTCCGCAACCCGCCGTTAAGGAGAGACTCCGGTTCGATGGCGGACCAGAAGTGCGTCGCGGTGACGCTGAAAATCCTGAAACTGCTAGTCTACATTATTGTTTTCGCGATAGTTTTGAGCTGCGGCGTGATCGCGAAAGGAACGGCTCTCCTCATGACCTCTCAGCTCCAGCTTGACCGGACGGTTTTGTACTGCAACCGACTTCTAG GGGCGGAAAAAACCTTCGTTGCGCTGCTGCCTGAGGAGGAGAGGGTGTCGTGGATATGGTGCATACTTATCGGGTTTGCGGTGCCCGAAATTGGCACGCTGATCCGCAGCGTGAGAATCTGTGTTTTCAAATCGTCAAGGAAGCCCAAAGTCTCCCACTTCGTCTTCGTGTTTTTAATGGAGACGCTGCACGTGATTGGACTCGCGATACTGTTCATGAGCGTTTTGCCCGACCTAGACGTCATCCAGGGAGCAATGCTGATGAACTGCGTGTGCTTCATCCCAGCGTTGCTCG GGCTTCTTTCACGGAATGAAAAGGTTGACGGGACGAGGAAGCTTCCGTACATCCTGGCCGACGTGGTTGCCGTGGTCGCGCAGATGACGTCCTTCATAGTTTGGCCCATCCAGAAGACCTCGAATCCAAGCTTGTGGCTGACTCCAGTTTCGCTTATCCTTGTGTCCTGTCGATGGTGGGGGAATTACGTCACCATCCACAGTCCCGTAG ACATAATAAACTCGCTGGGTCGAATTGAGGAGGAGTTGAAGTACACGAGATACTTCACTTACATCTTCGTCTCCGTATGGAAAATCATTGCGTTTTTCGCATTCTCCATACTGATTCTGCACTTCAAGGGAAACACAATTAGTCACATTTTCACGATGGCCGGAAGTACCTTCAGCAACCATAACATCACCGTCACCGAGGTCCAGTCAACCATTGGCGGCGGAACGATTCCGCAACTGTCTGAGGTTGTCCAAAACGGAACGTCGGCGGTCATCACGACGACCTTTACAACTCCGATATACATATTGCTGATACAAATGCTTGCAGCATATTTCATTTACATATTTG gTAAATTCGCATGTAAGATAATGATACAAGAATTCAGCTTCGCGTTACCGATCAGTCTAACAATCCCGACGTCAATTTCCCTTCTCACCGCAGCCTGTAGTCTTCGAAATCGAGATCCCTGTTATTTCCACGGGATGCTACCCGATCACCTCTTTTTCGACTCTCCAACCTTCTACTTCCTTACCGATTTTATATTGGAAGAGCACGCCTGGGTGTGGGTCTTGTGGTTACTGTCCTACACTTGGGTAACGATCCAAATTTGGACACCAAAATGCGAACGTCTTGCTTCAACTGAGAAACTCTTCGTCACACCGATGTACGATACACTTCTCGTCGATCAAGCAATGGCACTGAACAGGCGGCGTGACGACCAGCCAGAAATTTCGGCGAAG AATGGGACGGGCAGAATCAAAacgaaggataaaaaaaaggatgaCAGTGACTCTGATTACACTCCGTACGAACAAACCAATAACTCCGCTCTGGGCACGTCTGTTACCTACACCAGCGATCTGGTAACGAGGGTTTATGTCTGCGCTACCATGTGGCACGAGAATAAGGACGAGATGATCGATTTTCTGAAGAGCATACTTCGATTGGATGAGGATCAATGCGCCAGGAGGAACGCCCAAAATTTTCTAAACGTGGTCGATCCAGACTACTATGAATTGGAGA CTCACATTTTCTTCGATGACGCCTTTGAGGTGTCCGATCACGATGTCAACGACTCGCAGGTAAATCGATTCGTGAGATTGCTCGTGAACGTGCTAGACGAAGCCGCTTCCGACGTCCATCAAACCCGAGTTCATGTTAGTGCGCCGAAAAAATACCCGACGCCTTACGGCGGTCGTCTGATCTGGACGCTACCGGGTAAGACGACGATGATCGCTCATTTGAAGGATACAAGCAAGATTCGGCATAGAAAACGTTGGAGTCAG GTGATGTACATGTACTACCTCCTCGGTCACCGATTGATGCAGATGCCAATAAGTATCGATCGAAAGGAGATAATTGCTGAGAACACATATCTCCTCACCCTCGACGGCGACATTGACTTTCAGCCCAACGCCGTTAAACTTCTGATTGATTTGATGAAGAGAAATAAGAACCTGGGCGCTGCGTGTGGCCGCATTCATCCCGTTGGATCAG GTCCAATGGTGTGGTACCAAATGTTCGAATACGCGATCGGGCATTGGCTACAGAAGGCGACCGAGCACACAATCGGCTGTGTGCTCTGCAGTCCAGGATGCTTTTCACTTTTCAGAGGAAAGGCACTTATGGATGACAGAGTGATGAGCAAATATACAACCAGATCAACCGAGGCACGGCACTACGTCCAGTACGATCAGGGTGAGGATCGATGGTTGTGCACTCTGCTACTGCAGCGTGGTTACAGG GTTGAGTATTCAGCTGCCAGTGATGCCTACACTCATGCACCCGAAGGGTTCAACGAGTTTTACAATCAAAGACGCCGTTGGGTTCCCTCGACAATGGCCAACATCATGGATCTGATTATGAACTCTAAGCGTACCATCAAGAACAATGACAACATATCGCTGGTGTATATGTCATACCAAATCCTGCTCATGG TCGGTACAATCCTTGGACCGGGTACAATCTTTCTAATGTTGGTTGGAGCCTGCGTTGCTGCATTCCAGATCGATAATTGGACGAGTTTCTTTTGGAACCTAATCCCGATTGTGATATTCATGATCATCTGTTTCACTTGTAAATCTCACGTGCAA CTTTTCATAGCCGGATTCATCAGCATCGGATACGGACTCGTAATGATGGCTGTGATAGTTGGAGTACTGATACAAATAGCAGACGATGGTTGGGCCGCGCCCAGCTCCCTTTTTCTCTTCCTGGTAGTCGGGCAACTGATTATAGCAGGGCTACTGCATCCCCAGGAACTGCTCTGTCTACCCTGCGGAATAATCTACTATGTAACAATACCTTCCATGTACCTGCTGCTGGTGATATATTCTATCACAAACCTGAACAACGTTACTTGGGGAACTAGAGAAGTGCAAGTAAAGAAGACTATTGGG GAATGGGACGACGAGAAGGTAGAGGCTGAGAAAACTGCGTGGCAGCGTAAAAATAAACCGCTTCTCGACATCCTCCGAGACAGCGAGGGCACCGACAAGAATGACCAGGGATCTATCGACTTCTCATGCGCCGGATTATTCAGATGTATGTTTTGCACCCACGACAAGCCATTTGACAAGAAACAGGAACTAATCACCATCGCCGAATCTTTGGAGAAAGTTCAGATGCAACTAATGAAGATAGAGAG AGTCGTTGAACCTCAACCACATCTACCAGGACGGAAATTTACAATGGCCTATGCAGACATGATGGAGCCaattgaggaaaattcaaTCGAGGCCGATCAACTGGACAGCGAGTCAGATACGCTGAGTCAGGATCTGGAAGTCCACCGCGAACGCACCTTTCTGGTGAGTCCTTACTGGCTGGAGGACGAAAGTCTGCAGAAGGGAGAAGTCGATTTCCTTTCAACTCAAGAGGAACAGTTCTGGAAAGAGATACTCGACGAGTATCTCTTCCCAATTGATGAAGACCAAGCAGAGAAG GAACGTATCGCTACTGATCTGAAAGAACTTCGGAACAAGTGTgtctttgcatttttcatgTTAAACGCACTGTTCGTGTTGAtcatatttttaatgcaaCTGAACAAGGAAAGTTTACACATCAAGTGGCCGTTCGGCGCTAAGACAAACATCACCTACGACGAGACTGCCCTTGAG GTTCACGTAACCACAGAATCCCTACAGCTCGAACCAATCGGTATTGTGTTTGTCTGCTCGTTCGCACTGGTTCTGGTAATCCAGTTTATAGCAATGTTCTTCCATCGGTTTGGAACATTAGCCCACATACTAGCAAGTACAACACTGGACTGGTATTGCTGCAAAAAG GCGGAGAATGTTTCGGTTGAGACATTACAGATCAACGATGCTGTTGAGATAGTTAAAGACCTTCAAAGATTGGACGTAATGGATCGTGAATACGAGGAAATAACTAGCAAAGAGCCTGGCCGAAGAAAGACTGTCCGTAACTTAGAGAGCGGTAAACGAAAGACGCGCGTGATGAACAACCTGGACGACGCTTTCAGGCAGAGATTCTTCAGTATAGCAGAAGACTTGA GATTGCCCAGCGAAATGGCAACCCGAAGGTCAATTCAAGCAGTGAAAGCATTCGAGATGCGAAGGAACACAATTTTGGCTGAAAGGAAGCAGTCGAAATTGCAAGCCCAAGCAGGGGGAAGCAGTATATACGGAATGTTCGGGAAACCCACTAGTATGCGTCTTAGACCAGTAAGTAATCCCGATAATTCGGATGATGAAGAAGTCGACAGAAGCCCGGGCGTTATCAACCTCGGATTTGATCATGAAGATTCCCCGAGAGTATAA